The Pieris napi chromosome 21, ilPieNapi1.2, whole genome shotgun sequence genome contains a region encoding:
- the LOC125060101 gene encoding uncharacterized protein LOC125060101: MTRKRQYDFYCYRTTVRNQRDLKRKGTQISPIFQDISFSPPPYDISTTGTTVDKSPPSRKNKQNICKCRPKTWKSIVDLYDNQDTSVVWDNKGSITNDLEDQYRIHDTAKKSPPSRKNKQNICKCRPKTWKSIVDLYDNQDTTVVWDNKGPITNDLEDQYRIHDTAKKSNTKKDKKVRSRLFKNKGSYKISRKKKLHKNKDKKKHNKEDELFVKPKLYAENKKICHKGPCKENIEAGKKHNCKCKRVKKHRRKTTTCTDKSCNIYRICNLPRTCLEAISSIFNKGQNISQQSIVVNKKPMFAIRVDSSSLQVLNPNEIKTKVKTFGTVGKNDKCVCPSRLEKAKRYGIGETCEGGVCEAARHGKYDKFNCHCAKTALIECCDTTCDVKTSEGKLKKTTNIVRKLTPKVLDKPVFEMVLDNNHMNVLNTGEIHDVLRKASYSDMCPTGICRATANKDRILNCKCLSKKISPVLHECNKKTCQPKDESKKSKFYICTKICSSLENWCKKNRGDINNEEIADKRINKPAAKAQPATKVKPAVTKRKTAEVNQTAMTKPKRSRLCFICSRIYSSLGNWIYVSDDNKGQKRTEPQSKRWLGAPRRNVRNEPPSKHIKSPKVSEPKRKPKNTEKVIKNRNLQIRRKGIQLIKSVRKLKLGKGNRSFAEETNKAMSKKMKQKEQHISKDSRKREKMLLKQEKQKKKEIMKRKQEINRLHNKEEHHLNCLAAFVIGVVNLNLQTLRGLITAVLTIITDPIHCYIYTKHRLKDPIGSCKMFKHWLVNSWRARDTKISSMVQDSHLIDVLSDHMEDSALFEMFTSKGQTPEERQMYERKKRRRQKRIRKRHQQAVYSCRHTLLMTLRKHPCLWIYHICPFFYPQCLGLLSFFKNFFHLLLYLAALLCWTPCIMCMEVVRAFLCCVVCTQ; encoded by the exons ATGACTCGAAAGCGccaatatgatttttattgcTATCGCACAACTGTGCGTAATCAACGAGATTTAAAACGTAAAGGTACTCAAATTTCTCCTATATTTCAAGATATAAGTTTTTCACCCCCTCCATACGACATTAGCACGACCGGCACTACGGTTGATAAAAGCCCACCTTCTCGTAAAAataagcaaaatatttgtaaatgcAGGCCAAAAACTTGGAAATCGATTGTTGATCTCTACGATAATCAGGATACCAGTGTGGTATGGGATAACAAAGGTTCCATAACTAACGACTTAGAAGACCAATATAGAATTCATGATACTGCGAAAAAAAGCCCACCTTCTCGTAAAAataagcaaaatatttgtaaatgcAGGCCAAAAACTTGGAAATCGATTGTTGATCTCTACGATAATCAGGATACCACTGTGGTATGGGATAACAAAGGTCCCATAACTAACGACTTAGAAGACCAATATAGAATTCATGATACTGCGAAAAAAAGCAACACCAAGAAGGATAAAAAAGTTCGTTcacgattatttaaaaacaaaggaTCTTATAAAATTTCACGGAAAAAGAAATTGCACaagaataaagataaaaaaaaacacaataaagaAGATGAGTTATTTGTAAAACCAAAGCTGTACGctgaaaataagaaaatatgtcATAAAGGACCCTGTAAGGAAAATATAGAAGCTGGTAAGAAACACAATTGTAAGTGCAAAAGGGTTAAAAAACATAGGCGAAAGACAACGACATGTACTGATAAGtcatgtaatatttatagaatttgCAATCTGCCAAGAACATGCTTAGAAGCGATctcttcaatatttaataaaggcCAAAATATTTCTCAACAATCTATAGTCGTTAATAAAAAGCCAATGTTTGCAATCAGAGTAGATTCATCGAGCTTACAAGTTTTAAACcctaatgaaattaaaacaaaggtTAAGACTTTTGGTACGGTCGGCAAGAATGATAAATGCGTCTGTCCATCGCGATTAGAAAAAGCAAAGCGATATGGCATAGGTGAAACATGCGAAGGGGGTGTATGTGAAGCTGCCAGACATGgaaaatatgataaatttaattgtcactGCGCAAAAACAGCTCTTATAGAATGCTGTGATACGACATGTGATGTTAAAACCTCCGAGggaaaattaaagaaaaccaCAAACATTGTCCGAAAATTAACACCAAAAGTACTTGACAAACCAGTATTTGAAATGGTTTTAGATAATAATCATATGAACGTCTTGAATACTGGAGAAATTCATGATGTTTTGAGGAAGGCATCCTACTCTGACATGTGTCCAACAGGAATATGCAGAGCAACAGCTAACAAGGATAGAATATTGAACTGCAAATgcttaagtaaaaaaatatcgccTGTACTACAtgaatgtaataaaaagaCTTGTCAACCTAAAGATGAGTCAAAGAAATCGAAATTTTACatatgtacaaaaatatgCAGTAGCCTAGAAAACTGGTGTAAAAAAAACCGAGGGGATATAAACAACGAAGAGATTGCTGATAAGCGCATAAATAAGCCAGCAGCAAAGGCTCAACCAGCTACTAAAGTGAAGCCTGCAGTGACTAAGCGTAAAACAGCAGAAGTTAATCAAACTGCAATGACAAAACCTAAGAGATCCAGgctttgttttatatgttcAAGAATATATAGTAGTTTAGGAAATTGGATTTATGTTTCAGACGATAATAAAGGGCAAAAACGTACTGAACCTCAAAGTAAACGGTGGCTAGGTGCGCCACGTCGAAATGTTCGAAATGAGCCGCCTtctaaacatattaaaagccCTAAAGTTTCAGAACCAA aacgCAAGCCAAAGAATACAGAGAAAgtcattaaaaatagaaatttacaAATACGAAGAAAAGGAATACAGTTAATTAAATCCGtaaggaaattaaaattaggaaAAGGTAACAGGTCATTTGCCGAAGAAACAAATAAAGCGATGTCCAAAAAGATGAAACAAAAAGAGCAACACATATCAAAGGATTCAAGAAAAAGAGAAAAGATGTTACTAAAACaagaaaaacagaaaaaaaaggaaataatgAAAAGGAAGCAAGAAATAAATAGGCTACATAATAAAGAAGAACATCACTTAAATTGTTTAGCCGCCTTTGTAATAGGtgtagttaatttaaatttacagacTCTTAGAGGACTTATAACTGCTGTGTTAACCATTATTACTGATCCAATtcattgttatatttacaCGAAGCATAGACTCAAAGATCCAATTGGTTCCTGTAAAATGTTTAAGCATTGGCTTGTTAATAGCTGGAGAGCAAGGGATACTAAAATTTCGTCAATGGTACAAGATTCACACTTGATAGATGTATTGTCTGACCATATGGAAGATTCCgctttatttgaaatgtttaCTAGTAAAGGGCAAACTCCAGAAGAACGTCAAATGTACGAGAGAAAGAAGAGAAGAAGACAGAAACGTATAAGAAAACGACACCAACAAGCTGTTTATAGTTGCCGTCACACACTCCTGATGACTTTGAGAAAACATCCTTGCTTATGGATATATCATATATGCCCATTCTTTTATCCACAGTGTTTAGGTCTTTtatcgttttttaaaaatttctttcatttattattatatttagcaGCATTACTGTGTTGGACTCCGTGTATAATGTGTATGGAAGTAGTGCGTGCGTTTTTATGCTGTGTTGTATGTACTCAGTAA